One genomic region from Lysobacterales bacterium encodes:
- a CDS encoding FG-GAP repeat protein: protein MNRSPTRARWALLIAGVLCAHGAQAQLSSTDSRLFLRNTADGLPFAILGRLEPSVPGFGEAMAVGDFNCDGIEDLAIGAPDANANNVVQSGQIVIAYGSAQGLRSNDGIGLSQSSPNMPGGSEVGDYFGWALAAGDLTNDGCDDLAVGTPGESFDEALLPPLGVTSAGSVTLVRGRLGGATGQGALNVPSEADFAFGGGTLVGEGMNYGEALAIANIFSASGTSSELIVGAPGVDLACSFYCVDSNVIEVRAARNFAPLERRVGYVLPSMQYILPLPSTVRFGGALAAGNFDGDGLPDVAIGVPNDPPDRSGAVEVLYGGLPPLGSGGRVYFKQSASGIPGLDDPGDRFGSVLAAGDFDGDGDSDLVIGIPEKQSSASLRSGALIIRAGRSDGVNGFGISSNWTNPDVGLPNAASDRFAQSLAVGDFNGDGFDDLAAGAPGVNTSGVSNSGALVVLYGSASGIELTGRQIWHKGSTGIPGELGVDEEFGAGLAAGDFNDDGVDDLVVAIPQQILGTTPRGGVLVIYGRRAAPPPSALFANGFE, encoded by the coding sequence ATGAACCGAAGTCCCACGCGTGCCCGCTGGGCCCTTCTGATTGCCGGCGTGCTGTGCGCGCACGGCGCGCAGGCGCAGCTGAGTAGCACCGACAGCCGGCTGTTCCTACGCAACACCGCCGACGGGCTGCCGTTCGCGATCCTCGGGCGGCTGGAACCGTCCGTTCCCGGCTTCGGCGAGGCGATGGCGGTCGGCGATTTCAACTGCGATGGCATCGAGGACCTCGCGATCGGCGCGCCCGACGCCAACGCCAACAACGTGGTGCAATCGGGCCAGATCGTGATCGCCTACGGCAGCGCGCAAGGCCTGCGCTCGAACGACGGCATCGGGCTGTCGCAGAGCTCGCCGAACATGCCGGGCGGCTCCGAAGTGGGGGACTACTTCGGCTGGGCGCTGGCGGCCGGCGATCTGACCAACGATGGCTGTGACGATCTGGCCGTTGGTACGCCCGGTGAAAGCTTCGATGAGGCGCTGTTGCCGCCGCTCGGCGTTACGAGCGCCGGCTCAGTCACGCTGGTTCGCGGCCGGCTCGGCGGTGCAACCGGGCAAGGCGCCTTGAACGTCCCTTCTGAGGCAGATTTCGCGTTCGGCGGGGGAACCCTGGTTGGCGAAGGGATGAACTATGGCGAGGCACTGGCTATCGCCAACATCTTCAGCGCGAGCGGGACATCAAGCGAGCTTATCGTCGGCGCACCTGGAGTAGACCTGGCGTGCAGCTTTTACTGTGTAGATAGCAATGTGATCGAAGTTCGCGCGGCAAGGAACTTCGCCCCACTTGAGCGTCGCGTTGGCTATGTGCTTCCCAGCATGCAGTACATCCTGCCGCTTCCCTCGACCGTGCGATTCGGCGGCGCGCTAGCGGCCGGCAACTTTGACGGCGATGGTCTTCCGGATGTTGCCATCGGTGTACCTAACGACCCGCCGGATCGGTCGGGCGCAGTCGAGGTGCTCTACGGGGGCTTGCCACCGCTGGGCTCCGGCGGTCGGGTCTACTTCAAACAGAGCGCGTCGGGCATTCCCGGCCTCGATGATCCGGGTGACCGATTTGGCAGTGTTCTCGCCGCCGGCGACTTCGACGGCGACGGGGACTCCGACCTGGTTATCGGTATCCCGGAGAAACAAAGTAGTGCGAGCCTTCGTAGCGGCGCGCTGATCATCCGCGCCGGCAGGTCCGACGGCGTCAACGGATTCGGGATCAGCTCGAATTGGACCAACCCCGACGTCGGCCTACCCAACGCCGCGAGTGACCGCTTCGCGCAGTCGCTGGCCGTAGGCGACTTCAACGGCGATGGCTTCGATGATCTTGCCGCGGGCGCACCCGGCGTCAACACCTCGGGGGTGTCCAACTCCGGCGCGCTCGTCGTGCTGTACGGCAGCGCCAGCGGCATCGAACTCACCGGCCGCCAGATCTGGCACAAGGGCAGCACCGGCATTCCCGGCGAACTCGGCGTCGACGAGGAGTTCGGCGCCGGCCTCGCCGCTGGCGACTTCAACGACGACGGCGTTGACGATCTCGTCGTCGCCATTCCGCAGCAAATCCTCGGCACCACGCCGCGCGGCGGCGTGCTGGTCATCTACGGCCGCCGCGCAGCGCCGCCGCCCAGCGCCCTCTTCGCCAACGGCTTCGAGTAG
- a CDS encoding delta-60 repeat domain-containing protein yields the protein MSAARPTAAPTHRLPALLGVALLLAWAGAADAFDVNDGYAPELNDTVNALAVQPSGHGIVGSEFTRVNGVSCARLCRLDAAGQVAAGFGPTGLNGDVFALLLEPDGAVIVGGDFTQIAGIALARLARMTPDGGIVSGLATAEAGVRATLVHSDGQLILGGDFLAIDNQPRARLARLDQARQLESTRRAVTGGSVNTVAEQHNGKLLLYGTFDTVGGMPRPGLARLSSPQAALYSLEQAGGSLRWLRGGAAPEIDTVPRIAISGFGRPLPESAPLRRVAGGWQFNRLGEVSGGAPLLRLQLQADTPHSYGTGRFQREYQRFNALLFSDGFEPGDPN from the coding sequence ATGTCTGCTGCGCGTCCGACCGCTGCCCCCACGCATCGCCTTCCGGCTCTGCTCGGCGTCGCGCTCTTGCTGGCTTGGGCCGGAGCCGCCGACGCATTCGACGTCAATGACGGCTACGCGCCGGAACTGAACGACACCGTCAACGCGCTGGCTGTGCAGCCGAGCGGACACGGCATCGTTGGCAGCGAGTTCACCCGCGTCAACGGCGTCAGCTGCGCGCGCCTGTGCCGGCTGGATGCGGCGGGACAGGTGGCCGCTGGCTTCGGGCCGACCGGCCTGAACGGCGATGTGTTCGCGTTGCTGCTGGAGCCCGACGGCGCGGTGATCGTCGGCGGCGACTTCACCCAGATCGCGGGAATCGCGCTGGCGCGACTGGCCCGTATGACGCCCGACGGCGGCATCGTGTCCGGCCTGGCGACTGCCGAGGCGGGCGTGCGCGCCACGCTCGTGCACAGCGATGGCCAGCTGATCCTCGGCGGCGACTTTCTCGCCATCGACAACCAGCCGCGCGCACGGCTGGCGCGACTCGATCAGGCGCGCCAGCTGGAGTCGACCCGGCGGGCCGTGACCGGCGGCAGCGTCAACACGGTCGCCGAACAGCACAACGGCAAGCTGCTGCTGTACGGCACTTTCGACACGGTCGGCGGCATGCCGCGCCCGGGCCTTGCGCGGCTGTCGAGCCCGCAGGCAGCGCTGTATTCACTGGAGCAGGCCGGTGGGTCGCTGCGCTGGCTGCGCGGCGGCGCCGCGCCCGAGATCGACACCGTGCCGCGCATTGCGATCAGCGGTTTTGGCCGACCGCTGCCGGAGTCGGCACCGCTGCGTCGCGTCGCGGGTGGCTGGCAGTTCAACCGCTTGGGCGAGGTCAGCGGCGGCGCCCCGCTGCTGCGCCTGCAGCTGCAGGCGGACACCCCGCACAGCTACGGCACCGGCCGCTTCCAGCGTGAGTACCAGCGCTTCAACGCGCTGCTCTTCAGCGACGGCTTCGAGCCCGGCGACCCGAACTGA
- a CDS encoding tetratricopeptide repeat protein encodes MDAQARGWRWRFGDVELDESALELRVGGEVVQLEPKALEVLRVLVRRPGEVVTKDELLDAVWPGRVVTEGVLGKAVAKLRAALRDDDGQTVRTAYGYGYRLVAEVRAEAVERSAEPSPLALEAGQAVAGRRHWLLQRRLGEGGHGEVWLVEQDKTRERRVFKFARNSGSLGALKREVTLFRLFLDALGERPDLAPVLDWNFDEAPYFIESPFAPQGSLLDYADSLGGIARLPLSTRLELAAQIADALAAAHSVGVLHKDLKPGNVLIHVDGDPEAPRAQLTDFGSARLLDPGQLEALGITRLGYTRTRDRADQDSTSGTPLYLAPELLAGHAPTLRSDVYALGVLLWQLVIGDLRRPLAAGWEREVEDPLLRTDIADCIDGEPSRRLDSAAALAQRLRGLEQRRRQQADLQRRETLASELSARLARARGRRRWLVALSAVLGLGLAVSTFMYVRLQQSQTALAAAAARADNEAAHARAVNQFLVEDLLATVNPLDQGEGDPSMREVLSRAARGIDGRFPDRPETEAAVRLLLARAFTELFDMEAADAQLDAAEVLLAPLSADELKLRLLTSRASVLEAQGKFAEALTLLQEGAALAASASGLDGEGLSDALLAYQLTLGLLQLRTGDAAGALERFEENVPKLREQRGAFDAGVLTAEGNLGDAQLALGQLEEAYATHSANAEVARGHYGDDDLRSAIYARPAASVAVRLGKLDEAAVGLEYAQRIATSELGSTHPHTLGIRSDYAQLLGELRRLDEAEALQRSLLSDMTATLGEAHPLVAQATGNLAHLLEHTGRLDEAIEIGERALALKIAAHGRESEQFVLQTHNLGRYEQRLGRWAEAERRQREMVPIAEKLMPPHHWSLGLVRCAWADSLANLQRADEALALLDVCLPPMHAAFGPDSPNQAGFVELQQSLQAAAASPAAQEATPAH; translated from the coding sequence ATGGATGCACAGGCACGCGGCTGGCGCTGGCGTTTCGGCGACGTCGAACTCGACGAGTCCGCGCTCGAACTCCGCGTTGGCGGCGAGGTGGTGCAGCTCGAACCCAAGGCGCTCGAAGTGCTGCGGGTGCTGGTGCGTCGGCCGGGCGAGGTCGTCACCAAGGACGAACTGCTCGACGCGGTCTGGCCCGGCCGGGTAGTCACCGAAGGCGTGCTCGGCAAAGCTGTCGCCAAGCTGCGCGCGGCGCTGCGCGATGACGACGGCCAGACCGTGCGCACCGCCTACGGCTACGGCTATCGCCTGGTCGCCGAGGTCCGCGCCGAAGCGGTGGAGCGCAGCGCCGAGCCCAGCCCCCTGGCGCTCGAAGCCGGCCAGGCCGTAGCCGGGCGTCGTCATTGGCTGCTGCAGCGCCGCCTGGGCGAAGGCGGCCACGGCGAGGTCTGGCTGGTCGAGCAAGACAAGACCCGCGAGCGCCGCGTCTTCAAGTTCGCCCGCAACAGCGGCAGTCTCGGCGCGCTCAAGCGCGAGGTCACCCTGTTCCGGCTGTTCCTGGATGCCCTCGGCGAACGCCCCGACCTCGCTCCCGTGCTCGACTGGAATTTCGATGAGGCGCCCTACTTCATCGAATCGCCCTTCGCGCCGCAGGGCAGCCTGCTCGACTACGCCGACAGCCTCGGCGGCATCGCCCGATTGCCGCTGTCGACGCGGCTGGAGCTGGCCGCACAGATCGCGGATGCGCTCGCCGCTGCGCACTCGGTCGGCGTGCTGCACAAGGATCTGAAGCCCGGCAACGTGCTGATCCATGTGGATGGCGACCCTGAGGCGCCGCGCGCGCAGCTCACCGATTTCGGCAGCGCGCGCCTGCTCGATCCCGGTCAGCTGGAAGCGCTCGGCATCACCCGTCTCGGCTACACCCGCACCCGCGACCGCGCCGATCAAGACTCCACCTCGGGCACGCCCCTGTACCTCGCCCCTGAGCTGCTGGCCGGGCATGCGCCGACCCTGCGCAGCGATGTGTACGCGCTCGGCGTGCTGCTCTGGCAGCTGGTCATCGGCGACCTGCGGCGGCCGCTGGCGGCGGGCTGGGAGCGCGAAGTCGAAGACCCGCTGCTGCGCACCGACATCGCCGACTGCATCGACGGTGAGCCTTCGCGAAGGCTCGATAGCGCGGCCGCGCTGGCCCAGCGCCTGCGCGGCCTCGAACAGCGGCGTCGACAGCAGGCCGACCTGCAGCGCCGCGAGACGCTGGCGTCCGAACTGTCGGCACGACTTGCCCGTGCGCGCGGCCGTCGCCGTTGGCTGGTGGCGCTGAGCGCCGTGCTGGGCCTGGGCCTTGCGGTGAGTACCTTCATGTACGTTCGCCTGCAGCAGTCGCAGACGGCACTCGCCGCGGCCGCGGCGCGCGCCGACAACGAGGCTGCACATGCGCGCGCGGTCAACCAGTTCCTGGTCGAGGATCTGCTGGCAACGGTGAACCCCCTCGACCAGGGCGAGGGTGATCCGAGCATGCGCGAGGTGTTGAGCCGCGCCGCGCGCGGGATCGATGGACGCTTCCCTGACCGCCCCGAAACGGAAGCCGCGGTGCGGCTGCTGCTGGCGCGCGCCTTCACCGAACTGTTCGACATGGAGGCAGCCGACGCCCAGCTGGATGCAGCGGAAGTGCTGCTTGCACCGCTCTCGGCTGACGAACTGAAGCTGCGCCTGCTGACTTCGCGAGCATCCGTGCTGGAAGCGCAAGGCAAGTTCGCCGAAGCCCTGACCCTGCTGCAGGAAGGCGCTGCACTTGCTGCATCGGCGAGCGGTTTGGACGGAGAGGGCCTATCCGATGCGCTGCTCGCCTACCAGCTGACGCTGGGCCTGCTGCAGCTGCGCACTGGCGATGCGGCCGGCGCGCTGGAGCGCTTCGAGGAAAACGTGCCGAAACTGCGTGAACAGCGCGGCGCCTTCGACGCCGGCGTACTCACCGCCGAAGGCAACCTCGGCGACGCCCAGCTCGCCCTCGGCCAGCTGGAGGAAGCCTACGCAACGCATTCGGCCAATGCTGAAGTCGCGCGCGGGCACTACGGCGACGACGATCTGCGCAGCGCCATCTACGCCCGACCCGCAGCCAGCGTTGCAGTCCGACTCGGCAAGCTGGATGAGGCGGCAGTCGGACTCGAGTACGCGCAGCGGATCGCGACGAGCGAGCTCGGCAGCACCCATCCTCACACCCTCGGCATCCGCAGCGACTATGCCCAGCTGCTGGGCGAACTGCGCCGTCTGGACGAAGCCGAAGCCCTGCAGCGAAGCCTCCTGAGCGACATGACAGCGACGCTTGGGGAAGCCCACCCGCTGGTCGCTCAAGCCACAGGAAACCTCGCCCACCTGCTGGAGCACACGGGCCGACTGGACGAAGCCATCGAGATTGGCGAACGCGCGCTGGCCCTGAAAATCGCTGCACACGGTCGCGAGAGCGAGCAGTTCGTGCTGCAGACCCACAATCTGGGTCGCTACGAGCAGAGGCTCGGTCGCTGGGCAGAGGCGGAGCGTCGTCAGCGCGAGATGGTGCCCATTGCCGAAAAGCTCATGCCCCCCCATCACTGGAGCCTGGGCCTGGTGCGCTGCGCCTGGGCCGACAGCCTGGCCAACCTGCAGCGAGCCGACGAAGCGCTGGCGCTGCTCGATGTGTGCCTGCCGCCCATGCACGCCGCGTTCGGGCCCGACAGCCCGAACCAGGCCGGGTTCGTCGAGCTGCAGCAGTCGCTGCAGGCGGCCGCTGCGTCGCCCGCGGCGCAGGAAGCCACGCCCGCGCATTAG
- a CDS encoding protein kinase, with protein sequence MAGSVNGDEGSSAGQGWRLAELFDALVDLPAAEQRARLAALPEAQRAELERLLALDAGSTRQPEDPLGRVVADVLEVAAQEVREGARIGPWRVLRELGAGGMGTVLLAERADGDFAQKVAIKLIRGFPTEDERRRLRHERRILAQLDHPNIARLLDGGETEDGQPYVVMEYVDGQTLLDWLAEHPLGLRQRLALFDRIADAVQHAHERLVIHRDLKPNNVMVRADGDPRLLDFGVAKLVDVSQGEDSRQTSTRVWTPGYASPEQRAGGLITTATDVYGLSILLREMLTGERQPGQATALPPGFIGLKLDAELRGILEAGSADDPGLRYPTVEALRADLQRWLDGRTVRVAPDSALYRLRKFARRHRTGVAVAAGLLVAALLFVWRLDVERDRALAAEAIALADRERAESAADDARAALGFLSRTLVALTPERIQKREISVRELADTARSDLEGVLADRPRVQDELRRVLGHLYVALGEPDIAVALLARGIPEADPAHPVEALALAKDLDAWSSMLGLLGEPEAGLEKAERAWALRQRHAPNDPVQRLHSADQLAYAHYRLGDFERAEALWREVIAASALPDAPFDVLTNAHQALAGMFNNLSRPQEALQVLDAGEALMQGRVAADAPERVTFLRGRLEALVQLGRAGEAEALARKAIDIQSRTVGERNARMAFLLNALGLALNEQARFREAQEAFEQSLAASDPLAAVEGERAPLLLNLASVAESAGDYPRALQLFDEGITLLERSEPDMDSLRLRQAKRSRARALGLLGRADEARETLLSLEQQALALDGEDAFEPAMLAWQRAVLARHRGEPEAGFEALAMAEARMRPLLPPEHAIHAYMARVRGHLLGVQGDLDGAARALDAGIAHLQRSGGVAFDIASLQVERVRVHQLRGENSEARALLREALPVLRQAVLPTEVTRAMAERLARELGVPPARSTRAEDAPRSTKSNAAARAS encoded by the coding sequence ATGGCTGGCAGCGTCAACGGAGACGAGGGTTCGAGCGCGGGGCAGGGCTGGCGTCTGGCTGAACTGTTCGACGCGCTGGTGGACCTGCCGGCCGCGGAGCAGCGCGCGCGCTTGGCCGCGCTGCCCGAAGCGCAGCGCGCCGAGCTTGAGCGGCTGTTGGCGCTGGATGCCGGCAGCACGCGTCAGCCCGAGGATCCGCTGGGCCGGGTGGTGGCCGATGTGCTGGAAGTGGCCGCGCAGGAGGTGCGCGAAGGCGCGCGCATCGGGCCCTGGCGCGTGCTGCGCGAGCTGGGGGCGGGCGGCATGGGCACCGTGCTGCTGGCCGAGCGCGCCGACGGCGACTTCGCGCAGAAGGTGGCGATCAAGCTGATCCGCGGCTTTCCGACCGAGGACGAGCGTCGCCGCCTGCGCCACGAGCGGCGCATCCTGGCCCAGCTCGACCATCCCAACATCGCGCGTCTGCTTGATGGCGGCGAGACCGAAGACGGTCAGCCCTACGTGGTGATGGAGTATGTCGACGGTCAGACCCTGCTCGACTGGCTGGCCGAACACCCGCTCGGCCTGCGCCAGCGCCTCGCCCTGTTCGACCGCATCGCTGACGCCGTGCAGCACGCGCACGAGCGTCTGGTAATCCATCGCGACCTGAAGCCGAACAATGTGATGGTGCGCGCCGATGGCGATCCGCGTCTGCTTGATTTCGGCGTCGCCAAGCTGGTGGATGTGAGCCAGGGTGAGGACAGCCGGCAGACCTCGACGCGGGTGTGGACGCCGGGCTACGCCAGCCCCGAGCAGCGCGCAGGCGGACTGATCACCACCGCCACCGACGTCTATGGGCTCAGCATCCTGCTGCGCGAGATGCTGACCGGCGAGCGCCAGCCGGGACAGGCCACGGCGCTGCCGCCGGGCTTCATCGGGCTCAAGCTCGACGCCGAACTCCGCGGCATTCTCGAAGCCGGCAGCGCTGATGATCCTGGGCTGCGCTATCCCACCGTGGAGGCGCTGCGCGCGGACCTGCAGCGCTGGCTGGACGGTCGCACGGTGCGGGTCGCGCCCGACAGCGCCCTGTACCGGCTGCGCAAGTTCGCGCGCCGGCACCGCACCGGTGTGGCGGTGGCGGCCGGGCTGCTGGTCGCGGCTCTCCTGTTTGTGTGGCGGCTGGATGTGGAGCGCGACCGCGCGCTGGCCGCCGAAGCCATCGCCCTGGCCGACCGTGAGCGCGCCGAGAGCGCGGCAGACGATGCGCGGGCGGCGCTCGGATTCCTGTCGCGCACGCTGGTGGCGCTGACGCCCGAGCGCATCCAGAAGCGCGAGATCAGCGTGCGCGAGCTGGCGGATACCGCGCGCAGCGATCTCGAAGGCGTGCTGGCCGATCGCCCGCGCGTGCAGGACGAGTTGCGCCGCGTGCTGGGGCACCTGTACGTGGCGCTGGGCGAGCCGGACATCGCGGTGGCGCTGCTGGCGCGGGGCATTCCCGAGGCCGATCCCGCACATCCGGTGGAGGCTTTGGCCCTGGCCAAGGATCTCGACGCCTGGTCCAGCATGCTCGGTCTGCTGGGTGAGCCTGAGGCAGGGCTGGAAAAGGCCGAGCGCGCCTGGGCGCTGCGCCAGCGCCACGCGCCGAACGACCCCGTGCAGCGACTGCACAGCGCCGACCAGCTGGCCTATGCGCACTACCGACTGGGCGATTTCGAACGCGCTGAAGCGCTGTGGCGCGAGGTGATCGCGGCCTCGGCGTTGCCTGATGCGCCCTTCGATGTGCTGACCAATGCGCACCAGGCCCTCGCCGGCATGTTCAACAACCTGAGCCGCCCGCAGGAGGCGCTGCAGGTGCTCGATGCCGGTGAGGCCCTGATGCAGGGCAGGGTGGCGGCGGATGCGCCCGAGCGCGTGACCTTTCTGCGCGGGCGCCTCGAAGCGCTGGTGCAGCTGGGGCGCGCCGGCGAAGCCGAAGCGCTGGCGCGCAAGGCCATCGACATCCAGTCGCGCACGGTGGGCGAGCGCAACGCGCGGATGGCCTTTCTGCTCAATGCGCTGGGCCTCGCGCTGAACGAGCAGGCGCGCTTTCGCGAGGCGCAGGAGGCCTTCGAGCAGTCACTGGCAGCCAGCGACCCGCTGGCCGCGGTGGAGGGCGAGCGCGCGCCCCTGCTGTTGAATCTCGCCTCGGTGGCGGAGTCGGCCGGCGACTATCCGCGCGCCCTGCAGCTGTTCGATGAGGGCATCACCCTGCTCGAACGCAGCGAGCCCGACATGGACAGCCTGCGCCTGCGTCAGGCCAAACGCTCGCGGGCACGTGCGCTGGGCTTGCTGGGGCGCGCGGATGAGGCGCGCGAGACCTTGCTGTCTTTGGAGCAGCAGGCGCTGGCGCTGGACGGCGAGGACGCCTTCGAGCCGGCCATGCTGGCCTGGCAGCGCGCCGTGCTGGCGCGCCATCGCGGTGAGCCCGAAGCTGGCTTCGAGGCACTGGCCATGGCCGAAGCGCGCATGCGCCCGCTGCTGCCGCCTGAACACGCGATCCATGCCTACATGGCCCGCGTGCGCGGCCATCTGCTGGGCGTGCAGGGTGATCTTGACGGCGCCGCGCGCGCGCTCGATGCGGGCATCGCGCATCTGCAGCGCTCCGGCGGCGTGGCCTTCGACATCGCCAGCCTGCAGGTCGAGCGTGTGCGCGTGCACCAGCTGCGCGGCGAGAATTCCGAGGCGCGCGCGCTGCTGCGTGAGGCGCTGCCGGTGCTGCGGCAGGCCGTGCTGCCGACCGAAGTGACGCGGGCGATGGCCGAGCGTCTGGCGCGCGAGCTGGGCGTGCCGCCCGCGCGGTCCACGCGGGCGGAAGACGCGCCGCGATCAACGAAGTCGAACGCTGCCGCGCGCGCTTCCTGA
- a CDS encoding multidrug effflux MFS transporter: MPHTRPQIPQLRLALILGGLAMFGPFTIDSIFPAFGVIQRDFAITAAAMQQSISVYLFAYALASVIHGPLSDAYGRKPILLVGIAVFLLASVGCALSDGLTELLVWRALQGVSSGVGIIVGRAIVRDLREGPDAQRLMSQISMIFTIAPAIAPIIGGWILGWSNWQMIFWFLVAFAALLLLVTAVALPETHPTSLRVPFSADSLWKTSVAMLGNRTFMTLSVIGTLNFGALFIYIASAPVFVMQHLGMNEQQFGWFFAPAVGGMALGAFLSGRTAGRISARRAASIGFGICLFATLAGVAYAALADTPRFPWAVLPIALNSVGVALVFPIVTLAILDLYPRHRGAASSMQSFVSLLINAGVAGLISPLVSGSVLGLALTALAGCVLAIGFWALYLRQSRHALHAPQSGEAPGLEPTERL; this comes from the coding sequence ATGCCCCACACCCGCCCCCAGATTCCGCAGCTGCGCCTCGCCCTGATCCTCGGCGGGCTGGCGATGTTCGGGCCGTTCACCATCGACAGCATCTTTCCGGCCTTCGGGGTGATTCAGCGCGACTTCGCGATTACCGCGGCGGCGATGCAGCAGAGCATCAGCGTCTATCTGTTCGCCTATGCGCTGGCCAGCGTCATCCACGGGCCGCTGTCGGATGCCTATGGCCGCAAGCCGATCCTGCTCGTCGGCATCGCGGTCTTCCTGCTGGCCTCGGTGGGCTGCGCGCTGTCCGATGGGCTCACCGAGCTGCTGGTCTGGCGAGCGCTTCAGGGCGTGAGTTCGGGGGTGGGCATCATCGTCGGCCGCGCCATCGTGCGCGATCTGCGCGAAGGGCCGGATGCGCAGCGCTTGATGAGCCAGATCTCGATGATCTTCACCATCGCCCCGGCCATCGCGCCGATCATCGGCGGCTGGATTCTCGGCTGGTCGAACTGGCAGATGATCTTCTGGTTCCTGGTGGCCTTCGCCGCGCTGCTGCTGCTGGTGACGGCCGTCGCGCTGCCGGAGACGCATCCGACCTCACTGCGCGTGCCCTTCTCGGCCGACAGCCTGTGGAAGACCAGCGTCGCCATGCTGGGCAATCGCACCTTCATGACGCTCAGCGTGATCGGCACGCTCAACTTCGGCGCGCTGTTCATCTACATCGCCTCGGCGCCGGTGTTCGTGATGCAGCATCTCGGAATGAACGAGCAGCAGTTCGGCTGGTTCTTCGCGCCGGCGGTGGGCGGCATGGCCCTCGGCGCCTTCCTCTCCGGGCGCACGGCCGGGCGCATCAGCGCGCGGCGCGCGGCGTCGATCGGCTTCGGTATCTGCCTGTTCGCCACGCTTGCCGGTGTGGCCTACGCCGCGCTGGCGGATACGCCGCGCTTCCCTTGGGCGGTGCTGCCGATCGCGCTCAACTCGGTGGGGGTGGCGCTGGTCTTCCCGATCGTCACCTTGGCCATCCTCGACCTGTATCCGCGTCACCGCGGGGCGGCCTCGTCGATGCAGAGCTTTGTCAGCCTGCTGATCAATGCCGGCGTGGCGGGGCTGATCTCGCCGCTGGTCAGCGGCAGCGTACTCGGCCTAGCCCTGACCGCACTCGCAGGCTGCGTCCTGGCGATCGGATTCTGGGCCTTGTATCTGCGGCAGAGCCGACACGCCCTGCACGCGCCGCAGTCGGGCGAGGCGCCGGGGCTGGAGCCGACGGAGCGGCTGTAG
- a CDS encoding SPFH/Band 7/PHB domain protein, whose protein sequence is MEDSMSIFVVILIGFVVITLFKGVRSVPQGFEYTVERFGRYTHTLPPGLGFIIPWVDAVGRKMNMMEQVLDVPSQDVITRDNAVVKVDGVVFYQVLDAAKAAYEVAQLEIAILNLTMTNIRTVLGSMDLDESLSKRDEINARLLAVVDDATHPWGLKVNRIEIKDIQPPRDLVDSMARQMKAEREKRANILDAEGHRAAEILRAEGEKQAAILEAEGRREAAYRDAEARERLAEAEAKATTMVSQAIAQGDVQAVNYFVAQKYVEAMKEFARSPNQKTLLLPMESTGILGALAGIAELAQANRPETAPKAPTPPPRPAGAANFKVE, encoded by the coding sequence ATGGAGGATTCAATGAGCATCTTCGTCGTCATCCTGATCGGCTTCGTCGTCATCACCCTGTTCAAGGGCGTGCGTTCGGTGCCGCAGGGTTTCGAGTACACCGTGGAGCGCTTCGGCCGCTACACGCACACGCTGCCGCCGGGCCTGGGCTTCATCATCCCCTGGGTGGATGCAGTCGGTCGCAAGATGAACATGATGGAGCAGGTGCTGGACGTGCCGAGCCAGGATGTCATCACCCGCGACAACGCGGTGGTCAAGGTGGACGGCGTGGTGTTCTACCAGGTGCTGGACGCCGCCAAGGCGGCCTACGAGGTGGCGCAGCTGGAGATCGCCATTCTCAACCTGACCATGACCAATATCCGCACGGTGCTGGGCTCGATGGACTTGGACGAGTCGCTGTCCAAGCGCGATGAGATCAACGCGCGCCTGCTGGCGGTGGTCGACGACGCCACCCATCCTTGGGGCCTCAAGGTCAACCGCATCGAGATCAAGGACATCCAGCCGCCGCGCGACCTGGTCGATTCGATGGCGCGGCAGATGAAGGCCGAGCGCGAGAAGCGCGCCAACATCCTCGATGCCGAAGGCCATCGCGCCGCCGAGATCCTGCGCGCCGAGGGCGAAAAGCAGGCGGCCATCCTTGAAGCCGAAGGGCGTCGCGAGGCCGCCTATCGCGACGCCGAGGCGCGCGAGCGTCTGGCCGAGGCCGAGGCCAAGGCGACCACGATGGTGAGCCAGGCGATCGCCCAGGGCGATGTGCAGGCGGTGAACTACTTCGTCGCCCAGAAGTACGTCGAGGCGATGAAGGAGTTCGCTCGCAGCCCGAACCAGAAGACGCTGCTGCTGCCGATGGAGAGCACCGGCATCCTCGGCGCTCTGGCCGGCATCGCCGAGCTGGCCCAGGCCAATCGCCCCGAGACCGCGCCCAAGGCGCCGACCCCGCCGCCGCGTCCGGCCGGTGCGGCCAACTTCAAGGTGGAGTGA
- a CDS encoding NfeD family protein, whose translation MQSPWFWWGVALALFATEAMLPGTFLLWLGFAAVATALLVLALPIDPVTQWFLFGVLGLVSVGIGWKLRTRINAKPEDHLTLNRKGAQLIGQVFPLESAIVDGRGRLKIGDAFWRAEGPDLPQGTRVRVVAVDGAGLRVESA comes from the coding sequence ATGCAGTCGCCGTGGTTCTGGTGGGGCGTGGCGCTGGCCCTGTTCGCTACCGAAGCCATGCTGCCGGGCACTTTTCTGCTTTGGCTGGGCTTCGCCGCTGTGGCGACCGCCTTGCTGGTGCTCGCACTGCCGATCGATCCGGTGACCCAGTGGTTTCTGTTCGGCGTGCTGGGGCTGGTCTCGGTGGGCATTGGCTGGAAGCTGCGCACGCGCATCAACGCCAAGCCTGAGGATCACCTCACGCTCAATCGCAAAGGCGCGCAGCTCATCGGCCAGGTCTTTCCGCTGGAGTCAGCGATCGTCGACGGCCGCGGCCGCTTGAAGATCGGCGATGCCTTCTGGCGCGCTGAGGGGCCGGATCTGCCGCAGGGCACGCGGGTACGCGTGGTTGCGGTCGACGGCGCAGGACTGCGGGTCGAGTCGGCCTGA